The nucleotide sequence CTCCTTAAAAGTTCAACTGAATTTGGGTTTAGCGCTCTTTAAAGATTTTTTAGAAAGGCTGTAAATTTTACTGGTTTACTTTACCAGGAATatatccttctttttttaacGTCTTAGCACTTCATTTATGCTAAGATAATATGAAAGGCCAAGAATATAagtatcacgtgaccaaaCATGGATATCaacatttttcttcaaaaaaaaatatcgaTGAAAAATGAGGTTGGTTAATCCAAATGGAACAAACTACAACTATAGATGGCTCGTTGATAAATAAGTGTATTGCTAGTGTTATAACTCACCTCACTCAGTAATAAACAACACTAAGAATTAAAGCAAAAGATGGTTGTTAAAGTTTTGAAGCAAACTTCCATTGCAAGAAATGGTGTAGGTGCGTTTATTCTACCTTGTAAAAAGATCACTCTTCAATACTGCAACTGGGGTGGGTCATCGCAGGGCCTAAGGGACTTCCTAACTTCTAAAAGAATGATACAATGGGCGGAGAAGTACCCTCAAATACAGTTTGAAATAGTTAGAAAGTCTGGACACCCGGTTATCAAAGGTGACTATATTAATGGTCGTGAGAAAGCTATCTGTGTGAAAAACCTCAATATCGACAACGTTGAGAATAAGTTAAAGCTTATCAGAGACTCTTCAGGCGAACAACTACGTCATAGGACTAAGAATGATAATGTGGAAACTATGAATGACAGTGTCAGAGGTATATGGTCTCCATTACATGTCGACCCTTCTGTAAGACACAGAGTTTAATCTAAAAGTTATAAGCGTATATATTCTCGCTTCTGGAAAAGCTCACTACCCTCCTCACTTGTAAATAACAATGTGTCATTCGCGCTATAAGGTAAATAGATActataataaaaaaattgatttcGAAAGGAATAACGTTAAGCCTGAATCTATAACAATTATACTCTATATTATATGTTTACTATGCGATGGGTTTGTTGGGTTTTCATTAGGCAGAACCTTTATATTCTCTAAGAACAACTGGCACAGATGATGGAGGTAAGGAACCGAACTCAGTAatgatcttcttgatatagTCTGGTGGTGTAAGGTCGTAcatgatattgaagatgttTAAGTTTGGTTGTTTTTCCCAGTCAGCTAGTATCGGCTTATGCTTATTGCTCTTTGTATCGTCAACAGATTCTGTGTTAGCCGAACCACTTCCTGatttattcttttgctttgtGTTATTTTCTACCTCCTTTTGAACTGATTCACGCTCTTTGATAAATTGTTGCAATAAGAATCCCTGGTTACTATGTCTCTGTACAGGATTAGCAGAATCAATAATGACCAAGTCGTTTGGATCAGCGAGTTCATTAGAAGTGACACTATCAAGCTGCACTCTTTGAGAGAATTTTAAGGACTCGcaacaaacaagaactGGGATATTTCTTCTGTTAGCTAGCATGGCGATCTGAGCAGTTCCAACTCTAGAGTATAAGAACCCATTAGATAAGATGGAATGTGCACCAAGGAAAACGTATTTGATATCCATATTGAACACAGTCCCTAAAGCTGTAATAGGAACGTACAAAACATCTAATCCGTGATTCTTTAAAGACTCCGCCATCTTACGACCCTCGAATAATGGCCTGCTGTCAACAATCACAATTTGGAACTTTTTACCGAGGTTGATAGCGTTATGTAAGAATAAATCGGTTAAAACTTTAGAACAACCGTAGGTTAAAATTGTACTACCCTCTTCAATGTGTTGCGAGGCAGTTTCAATAATTAATTGATCAGCCAGTTCTACCTTTTCACGTGCAAATAGAGCAATCTTGTCACAtaattcttcctttgcTTTAGAGTCCGATGTGGAAGGATCAATCAAAGATATCTCTTGCTTTAACCATCTGATGGCATTACCCATGGTCACACTCAAAGGTCTCGACTTCTTTAAAAAGTCTATCTGGTGAGATAAATAACTGGTCAAATTACGTGAGAGTGTAGTCCCTTCCGGCGTCTTATAATCCTTAATAACTGCTTCGAAAGCTTCCATCATAGCGATACAACGAGGAATAGACCCTATAATTTTGTATAGAGCATAATCTAAAGTCAAAGAACTTATTGCAGGGTGAAGCATATCACGGTTAGCAATCAATTCCTTCACAGATGCAAGTGACTGTTGACTGGTAAATTGGGACGCTATTGTATTTGGTATAATGGAAGAAGTTCCTGGTACAAGGGTCGATGACTCGTCCAATGACAAAGAGTTTAGCATTTGTTGAGCTTCATAATCTTCACTATGTGCCAAAGATTGCAAGTTTGTGTTACTACCAGATAGACCAGCACTCAATTGTGATCCTGAGGTTGGTTGAGAtgatgctgctgctaaAGTAGTAGATAACATTGGCAATACCAAACCCATGGCTGTAATCTTTGAAGCGCCAAGAGAAGTGATAACACTCAAAAGTGCTAGTAAcgaagttcttctttcttcagtTGTCTCTAGATGGCCGAATAGAGTGGACTTTTTGTCATTGTGCTTTACGACTTCAACTGACTTATTCTTCTTAGCAGCTAACAGttctctttgttgttgcttcttttcacGTTTGGCTGCAgcctgttgttgctgctttTCAAGAGAAATACCAATGGATTGCTTATTTGCAGCCCGCTTGGCagccttttcctttttctttagctccttcaattctttgttgGTCAAAGCCTTACCTGAAGTTGAGCTTACGGTGGTCTTCTGATTTACGGCCTTTTCTGCATTTGTTTCAACCTTAACTGGCTCTTTTGGCTCCTTTGACTCCACAGCACCTTCTGACATGGCCGTTGGTGTTTTTATTTGCTCTAGGATACGTGCTTTCGGTTAGAAACTGAAATGtaatatcaatatcgaATATGATATAGATTTGACCCATGCCATCAGCATTGATGATACATTCAATTACtttcaatgaaattaaaaaaaaaaaatcgtGAAGggtgatttttttttttgagagTTCAGAGATGGGATTGGCAGCGGAGACTAAAATTCAGAAAGAAGTCTGCATATACAATCTTTGAGCTCATCATGGCATGAACTTAAGTTGACATTTACAtcaattattatattttttttatatacatgaATTTTTATAATGAGTAAAAGACATTACTTTTTCAAAGTTAtttgtcttcttccttaggttgttcttcctcttgaGGTTCGGACTCTTTCTCATTCTTGCATTTCTCATAAAAGGAAAGATATCTATCATAAGGGTCAGTCTTATCTGCCTGCTTCAATGCTAATTGGTAGTTTTCTACAAATTTGCTTACTTCAACTGGCGAAGATGATCCGTAACGTAGAATAGTTCTGCTTAACAAGTAATTTGATCTGTTCTTGGCTAGATACACGTTCAGTTGACTTGCGCTGGCTTGTTGTACGTCAATGGATTGAAGAATAACCTCTGATGTCTTGCAAAATCTTGGTAGCTTCTCCACAGTGGCGCCTTGTTGATGTGCTAGTGCTCCGATCAGTTCTTTGGCCAACCCGGTAgtatcttcttttttagtTACGGTAGATgataacttcttcaagCCGCTTGCCACCATACTCGAATCCTTTACATTTTTGAACTCATTTCTATGCAATTGACACATTAACACGCTGTTAAACCACACATCAACATCGAAAGCGTCCATCTGCTTGGATTTCACAAAAAATGGCTGTAATTGATATAGAAGATTTAGGGTGGAGCGTAGAGAATCAAATCTGAATGTAGATGCTAAGAGAGCATTTTGTAGATGAGTCGAGTTGAAATAGCCCCAAAATTCCTTTCTTCTAGGTGTAATATTCCTCCATTCCCGCATGAATGACTCTAATTCTTGTGCTGATGATGTATTGAAGATAATATCATTGTATACTGAAGCACCTGGAACATGAACAGGCTCTCTTGGCTGAATTGGACGCTTAGTTTCTGGATCAATCAAGTCCATGGCTAGTAATTTGTTTGCATTCTTCTTACGGTAGATAAATGGTCTCAAGTTCTTTGGAGTTTTGACAAAGCGCAAGAAATCATCAAAGATTTGGCGCGATTCAACGCCAGATGATACTGAACGTGTGAAAACTCTGGAGTACATCTATGCGATTCTTTAGTTTTCTGAATCCCACCACAGTTAAACTGACAGTTAGACAAAAGTATGCAGCCTCAGGTTTCCGAATTGTACTATAGCGTTAAATAATCAGTTCTTCCATAGCTattcaatattgaaaaatctgaaatttttcagtgaatagaaaaaacatcaacatcgTATACAATGACATACAATGAAATAGTATTCAATTATTTGGTATGTGCTTTTAATTTACATTGTCATCAAATCTGAATCCTGCGGCAGTAAAGAAATACCGGAAAACGCTACTATTGCTGCTAGCGGAAACAAGCGTCAATACACCGAATTTTGTTACAATTAAATCGTTTTTCCATATCAAAAGGGAGGATGAAAGACGAAGAGTTGTCATACGATGAATATTTGCAGAAGATCATCACAGAAACATCTAAAGGGTACGGATCTGAAGACACTATACACCCAGAGgtcaataaaataatatcgAAATCACCTAAACTAAGGGAATCACTACTTGAGCCGTACAATATATACGAAGAACTGGCCGGGGAGGCCGATGCATGGAGGGAAAAGGTTTGGAcgcagaagcagaagccATCTCCGGAGATTGAATATGCATACCTTAAGCACCAGGAACTTGCGCTAGAGAGActaatatcaaaaactttACCTAAACAACTTGCATTAAGGAACGAGTTTCTTCGAACAGGCGTGCTACAGGCTGAGAATGCTGTTACTACTCAGGAACAGCAACTCAGACAGCTTGAACAACACAGAGCTGCCATGGAGGCatctcaacaacaacaactggATTTGTTGCACGACCGCTGGCGGGAGACGTTGAATGAGAATCTAAAAAGTACGCTATAACGATACTATAACATATCCTTGATATTCAGTACACATACAATTTTTTTACGTACATATACTTTTATACAAATATATTACCAGTTGTGATTAGTAGAGTGCATAAGAAAACGAGACAGAAGTGGTTTCGAAAGCTTATTTGTCCAAAACTTCAGCATCGTATCTTTGCTTGAACCAAGCAATGGTGTCTTCCTTGGAGGTCTTGTGGGAGTTACCAATCTTAGATTGAcatctctttcttctggtaaCTCTAGCACCTGGTCTACCCATGACGACGTAGAAGTCCATACCGTAAATACCGATACCTGGGTCGTACTTGATACCCAAATCGATGTGTTCTTGGATACCGAAACCGAAGTTACCGGTAGCAGAGAAGTTTCTGTTTCTCAATTGGTATTCCTTGACCTTCAAACCTCTTTCCAAGATTTCTTCAGCCTTTGGACCACGGACAGTGACGTGGACAGCAatcttttcgtttcttcTGATACCGAAAGTTCTGACAGTGTATCTAGCCTTGGAGTGGACTGGAGTTTGACCAGACAATTGTTCCAAGACCTTGGAAGCTCTGGTCAATCTGTCACCAGATTCACCAACAGAAATGTTCAAGACCAATTTCTCGATCTTCAATTCACGCATAGGGTTTTGAGCTTTGGAAGACATCTTGGGCTTTGGTTTGCGAGTTGACGTACGGAGGACTTTGAACTGAATCAAACAGCAACTATAACTATATCTACTATCTAATGCCTATAATAACTTGTATgttgaagttcttgaaaaaccatcaaaggtttttttttcttcactaTGGATGATGCGCAATGGGAATGGCCCAGAGTACAAACCGTGAGAGTAACAGGTTGGGTTCATCGAAATTTTTCACACATATCACTATCAACGAGCCTGCAAACCAATTCAGCGGAGTCGTGCCTCGTGACCACTGCTCATCTCGCGCGGGAGTTCTTTAGCTGTAAGAGCTTCTCTGCGACTCCTACATCgacgtttctttttcttattaTTGTGCTGAAAATCATAAAATATGTTGTTATATTTCCTTATATGGAatttattcaaaaacatTTGATCATGTGACCATACAACCCACACACCAATTCatttaaaaaaaactacaaaaTGCACGGATGCAAAATCCGAAACAGTCCAGGAAAGcaaaattattttttaaaaaaaaaagattgCATATCACGTGCACATATCTTTCCCTCATCCTCCTTTGATAGTTTTAAGAATTTCGCATGGTAAACGTTATTATAATAATCAACCCCAATTACAATATGAGTGGCAAACCTAgggaaaaggaagaagagagacaGCTAGAAATTGGATTTCAGGTGGATAGATATTTATCACAACTACGTGGAAGAACTCTATTTGGCTACTGAAAGATTAAGCAgcaaaggaaaataaatcATAATGCAAGCTATAGCAGACCAGTTCAGCAGTTCTAGTGTTTTCGCTGAACTTAACGATGAACAGACCTTGAAGGAGAATTTTGTGCTGGGAGACTCTCAATTCAAGCAATTGGCACCTAGTCTATCTATGCCTCCTATTAGCACGCCTCAGGAGTTTTTGAGGGCGCATACGGATGATTCTAAAAACCCAGATTGTAAGATTAAGATTGCGCATGGTACTACGACATTGGCTTTCCGTTTCCAAGGAGGGATCATTGTGGCAGTAGATTCCCGTGCCACCGCTGGACAGTGGATTGCATCACAAACCGTGAAGAAAGTGATTGAAATCAATCCATTTTTGCTCGGAACAATGGCTGGTGGTGCCGCAGACTGTCAGTTTTGGGAGACATGGTTAGGGTCTCAGTGCCGTTTGCACGAACTaagagaaaaggaaaggatTTCTGTTGCGGCAGCATCCAAGATTTTAAGCAATTTGGTTTACGAGTACAAAGGTGCTGGTTTGTCCATGGGTACAATGATCTGTGGTTATACGAAAAAAGAAGGTCCAACTATCTATTACGTTGATTCAGATGGAACAAGACTACAAGGCGATTTGTTCTGTGTGGGTTCTGGTCAAACTTTCGCGTACGGTGTGCTAGACGCAAACTACAAGTGGGATCTAACGGTGGAGGATGCACTATATCTAGGAAAACGTTCTATTCTAGCAGCCGCTCATCGTGATGCATACTCCGGTGGTTCGGTAAATCTATATCACGTTACAGAAGATGGCTGGGTCTATCATGGCAACCATAACGTGGATACACTATTTTGGGAgataaaagagaaggagCAATCATTTAATAATGTCGTAGGTTAACTTAAGAAGTGATTAGgttatatttcattttgtaaACTTAAGTACTCAAAAGTATTTCCATCCAGTAGACGGTCAGCGCACAATATCAGTGCTAGTTAGTTTGTTATTCTAACTAGGAAGGAGCTTACCTTGCCGAAAGCAAAACCTATCATGCTAGGGGTTTATATTGTTACAATTTGTTTAAAGGTACTACATATAATACTATCGAACTGAACGCTGCATACCATAAACTAAATCAATATTTAAACTGCATGGCTTGTGGTTAATATTCTTATTTGTCATGTGTTTTTATAGGAAACAATTTTCCATTATCCATTTAATCGCTGTTAGCAtcttcattatcatcaCTATCATCTGAGTTTGAATCTGAGTCGCTACCATCAGAATCTGAATCAGATCCGGAACCACTGTCACTATCGccagaggaagaagagtcGTCCGAAGATTCGGCACCAGAATCACCATTCCCGTTTTGATCACCAGAATCACTACTGTTGCTATCGTCAGAATCACTTGACTCAGTATCACTAGCAGCACGTTTCTTAGGTAATATTGTAGAAGGTTGTGGACTAACAGATATTGCCGAACTACCGTTACCACTAGCGTTTGATTTGGCAGCCATTGAGATCGGTGGGGGTGAAACTGTCTTCCCTGTACTAGAAACGGGCCTTGAACCTTGTTGTTTAGGTTGGAAAAACTTTGACAAGGATGTTGGATCAAACGATTGGTTTTTGTTTAGTGAGCTTGAGCTCGAAGGATTAACCACACTTGGAGTAGGAGGTTTTGGCGTTACTGTTTTCTTTACAGGaacctctttctttattgGTTGTTGAGAGCCTTTTACCGCTGGTGAAGACATATTTACAAGTTGTGATACCTTCCCTTTAGTAACTTTTACAGTAGCGGCATTAACAGCTGCTGCAAGAATGAGATTCAGGTGCTGTGGGTTTTTGTCAATTAAAGCAGTCAATGGATTACCAGTAATTCCCTTCTGTTTGGCAGCCTGTGTCACTTGATTTATGGTCATTGCCAAGGCCTGTGTTAATATTTGAGCCATAACGGTTTTATCTAAACCTTTACGATCCTTTGTTATAATCATCAACTGCTCTTGTAAATACTTCATCGTTCTTTGATTATCGTCCATGCCGTTTGGTTTTCTATCAGATCTGTTAGCCGCTAACGTCTGTGCCATATTTGGTTGCTTTGCAGCTGATgcttgctgctgttgctgctgttgctttttaattctttgctgctgttgctgctgttgcttcAACTCAGCTAGCCTGGCTTTAGCTGCCTGTGCTTCAGcctgtttcttcttttgtctttctctttcagcTATGTACTCTTCATCAAGACCCCATAGCCAACCTTTACCTTCCTTTGAGACCTTACAGAAAGACTTATTGAGAGAGAGATTATGTCTCACTGAACTTTGCCATCCATCGGGACAGTATTTGTAGTATGGGAAAAGTTCACGTATTCCAGCATAGATCTCTGAAAGTGACATTCCTTTCTCAGTGGAATATTTCCGTAGACAGGAAGTAATTAAATTCGAATAAGAGCAGGTTGGCTTTGTTCTATACTCTGGTGGTATTTCATGCAGAGAGTAAACCTTTTTAGGAGGCTTTTGAGGCTTTGgtgccttcttttctttcgtttccttttccttcttatttttcttctttggaggTTGGCTTGCACCCGTGCTGCCTTTAGTTTTAGCTGCTGTCGTCGCAGGTGCAGTAGTAGCTGTAGATGTCTCTTTTGTAATATTTCCTTCATGATCTGGTAGAACGAACTGGAACGGTATTTGCCCAATCTGaattttagttttattcttcaacGGTACGGTACTACCTCTTTCCACAAAGTTGTCATCAACAAACGCACCATTTTTACCCATGATAGATAATTCGAATCGTCCTGTTCCAAAATTGTAAAAAATTTGAGCATGTCTTCTTGATATAGACTTCGAGGGTCCCAAGTTGACATCAACCTTATGGGAGTAATCATTTTCTGACCGTCTACCGATTATTACTTGTAATGTTTGGACGTAAAATGTGAAGTCATGGAAGTCTAGTCTAGCATAAGCAGATATTTTTGATTGTTCTTCTAACGATTTATTGTCCGCGGCTGCTTCGCCAGTAAGAGAGACTGATCCACCTGGTAACTGTGAGAGAGGTTGTGTATCCGCTGCAGAACCTTCTTTGTGATCTGGTCCCTTTCCCTTAATAGGATCCTCCTGTAGCCCATCTTTACTTCCAGCTTCCAAAGGTTTGATCTGTTTCTGTTCTAATTTTAACTCGTTCAACTGCTTAATTGGAAACATCATCGGCGTTAGAGAGTTATTCCTTCTTGCATTGTAGGCTAAACGTTCTTGAATTATAGCTGCAGGTGAATTTTCATCGTGTTTTATTACAGGTTGTATCGGCTGCACTGGTTCTACTGGTGGCATTGGTACTACCTGTTGCACCGGTTGAGCTGGCTGTACATCCTTCACCGGATTTTTCTCCTCCACACCaacagatgatgatttagGTGACTGTGGCACCTCGAGGTTCACATCTTCCCTCAGTACATTGTCTTTTCGTGCCGCTTGCGGAACTTCAACAGACGATGCCTTCTCTGAGTCGTGTTTCCTTTCCTCTCGTATCGGCACTTCCGCATGTAACTCTGtgtcttccttttcttggTCACTCTTCATGTGTTGATCTAATATATCAATTCCGTGAAACAGATCATCATCGTTCTTCTCATCTAGCTCAAGAAGCTTCGAGAAGTCAGGGTGGTCCAAATTGTCCGGTATTTGCTCTAgttttaattcttcttctcgcAAAATAGATCCTGTCATATCCGCTTCGTGCTTTGACCCCTCCAACGGCACGTTAGCTGCTGCAGGACTTATTCCTACACTGCTACGTTCCGTATCCATCGCGGTACTCGCCTTGTTTATGCTTCAAATACACCCTCGATGACCTAACCTAGTCATTATGGTAAACATTGGCTTTTCAatcttcatttcttcttacTTCAGTCTGATGGCctaatattaaaaaagaaagaatgtGATTCCAGATCGTAAAACATGATAATTGTACTTTACACACATTTACgtatacatacatacatgGGAAGCAGCTTGAAAGGGACGGGGATAACCACGATCATCGTTTATCAATGCGTTGCTGCCTTACTGATATACGCTCAGAGACTGTAAGCAGCCAGTTCAACGAGTTTAGTACATCTTCTTTTAAGTCTTCCGTTGTTGGATCGAATTGATCGTCTTCGAAGCCCAACAATAGACACATCTGTGTCAGTTTCTTGAACCGTTCACGCAATTGGTAGTTGTCCATGCATATAGTTTTGATGATAACGGAGAGTTGTTTTTCGATTTTAATTGATCCCAATTCATTGAATTGCAACGAACGGAATTTCGTTTCTATCATAGGGCACAAGTCCTTAACAATTGCAGTCAACAATTCGTTGAAGGATGCAGCAGAGAGGACTTGTTTGTAGGGTATTATAATTTTGTTCCATTCCTGCACAAAAGTGTGCAACTTTTCGAAATCCTCAAAATCCTGTAGTGTGGATACGAATTCGGTgttcttttggaagagtACAGATATCAAACGCTGGAGATTCTCTTGGAGGACGTTTTGATATAACATCATGAGAGACCAGTTCCAAagcttcttgttgttgtcgaGAAGGTATTTCAGGACCGAGAGGAGTTTGGACTTAACAATCTCGTGCTCATTGTTGAATTTAAAGTTGTCAATTAAGAAATGTGGGTTAATCTTaatgatttcattttctaaCAAATCTGTAAAGATAGATTCGTTGGTTGATATCGTGTTCACGTATATGATGTAATGGTGTAAGTTGAGGACTGATTCCATATCTGTTTCCTTCAAGTTGAATGCTGCAAACTGGGAggtgaattttttttgtgctGCTGTCACACCAATGCTATTTGTATGGTGTTGGTTCTGTGCTGCATTTTCAGTGTCTGATATGTACTTTTGTAGTCGCAATGATGGGATTAACCTTGGGATCAATTTTGTCAACCTAGACTGTAAGAAACTGATTAGGTATTCGTTTTGGATCATCTGTGATATAGAGTCAAGCGATTTTGTGACAAGCGCTGTTTGGCCTGTGTTGAGGGTCCACACCAAGTACGACTTTACTAGAATGGCAAGATCTTCCAATACGGGCGAAATGACTTGTTGTTCATCACCATTAGAGGTTCTTGATTGTTCTTCATGCAATGATTCGTTCAAATTACCTAACTGCGAAGTTTTTAAAGAGCTCTTGAAGCAGTACGTTGTGTAATGAAGAGCCATCGAATGGAAAGTGTCTATATTCTCTTGTAGTTTAGAGTTAAATTTTCCATTTGTTAAACAGGGTACAATCTGTAGTGGATTAACCGGCTCCTTACTCCATTCAAGCCATTTCatggaaaaaaattggCAGTACATAGACCAGTTTTGCaagaaattggaaatcTGCAAGACTATCGCTTGCAAACGTTTCATATCGGTATAGTCTGATAGAGAAGAACGGATTTTGGGTAAAGAAACTGAATCGAAGAAAGTATCCCATATTAAACATGCTTGCAAATCAGTTTCTAGTTGAACTTTCTGCATAGTCTCGAGCATGTACGCGGTAGAATAATTTTGTAATATAATTTTTGAATGATCATTAATCATAGTCGATAcgattttgaaaagatgCAAGGTTGACTTGGAATAGAATAACGGATCGTCAGAAGTATGTGTCATTAGTGATCTCGATTGTTGAGCAATAATgtcacatatatattttgaatataaGTCTATTCCCAGATCCGAGGCTCCGATCTTAGGGAATAGTTTGAAACATTCGGTTAGTGTGTTCACATCCTGCTCTTGCGAAGCTCTAGTGAATCGTTCTGTGAAAACTTCAGATAGTTGGGACTTCCATTTTTTCACCAATTGAGCCGGAGGATCCGGCAATTCACTGGTAGGAACACATCGCTGCACAAACTTAGAGTTTAGTAACGATTCTGGTAACTGATCAATCTCATATATGCACTGCGCAATCATCGGATAATTATGCTCTTTAGAATTTAATACATCGTTGATTATTTGAAGGTTATTCTTCAAGAGTTTGACAGAATCGACGAAATCTGCCAATTGATTTATATGAGCATACTCAGTCTTTATAGCATTCAACCGTGTTGATATAGAGGTGGCTTGGACGTTGGAATTAGATAACGATTCAAGGGCTTCATGGAAAACAGATAATGTTGAAGTTAAATTGGTTTTctccaattccaaagatCTAACCGACCTATTTATATTACTGTTAGAAGTCTTGATATAGTTGTTCAATGCCAAATTAGTTTGGTTATAGTCACTTTCTATCAGGTGTAACAGTTTTGGCAATTGAGATTTTGTTGAGAGTTTGCCTATTAAATTCTCGAACTTAGACAGTTTTGAGTCCAAGTGAAGCTCATCGAGATCCATTGTGAAAGTCCCTCACTGTTGTTATGAGCGTGCCCAGCTTTTGCAGTGTGTCAGAGCCTATCTTCAAACTACTTCTTGGTTTTCACTGTAGTACGGTATATTATTTACATGTAGAAATTCACACATTACATAGAAATCTCGaatttatttttctatATGGAAATGCTCAAGAAAGGGCAAAACTAACTAAACTGCCCAGAGGTTGTATGTAGGTGACTACCAAATAGAAAACAgacaaataaaaaaaaaaagggtcTAGTGAGTACAGTATAACAGTGtgtgtttttatttttaaagaaTTACGCCGAGTTAGCTTATACGTAGAACTACATAAGGAAAATCAATAATGAGTGGGACGAGGGGATAGGTAAATTAAAATGTTAAAAAGGGTTTTTTGTTAAAAAGTTATCAATTCTTCCCACCAAAATTACGAATAGGTTTTTGCTgtttattttcaaagtttcttAAAAACATGCCTTTATGTCccatcttttcaaagaatggAGTCGGAAGGGCCATTTTGTAAGgtcagaaagaagaaatcctCAA is from Kluyveromyces marxianus DMKU3-1042 DNA, complete genome, chromosome 2 and encodes:
- the COG4 gene encoding Golgi transport complex subunit COG4, which gives rise to MDLDELHLDSKLSKFENLIGKLSTKSQLPKLLHLIESDYNQTNLALNNYIKTSNSNINRSVRSLELEKTNLTSTLSVFHEALESLSNSNVQATSISTRLNAIKTEYAHINQLADFVDSVKLLKNNLQIINDVLNSKEHNYPMIAQCIYEIDQLPESLLNSKFVQRCVPTSELPDPPAQLVKKWKSQLSEVFTERFTRASQEQDVNTLTECFKLFPKIGASDLGIDLYSKYICDIIAQQSRSLMTHTSDDPLFYSKSTLHLFKIVSTMINDHSKIILQNYSTAYMLETMQKVQLETDLQACLIWDTFFDSVSLPKIRSSLSDYTDMKRLQAIVLQISNFLQNWSMYCQFFSMKWLEWSKEPVNPLQIVPCLTNGKFNSKLQENIDTFHSMALHYTTYCFKSSLKTSQLGNLNESLHEEQSRTSNGDEQQVISPVLEDLAILVKSYLVWTLNTGQTALVTKSLDSISQMIQNEYLISFLQSRLTKLIPRLIPSLRLQKYISDTENAAQNQHHTNSIGVTAAQKKFTSQFAAFNLKETDMESVLNLHHYIIYVNTISTNESIFTDLLENEIIKINPHFLIDNFKFNNEHEIVKSKLLSVLKYLLDNNKKLWNWSLMMLYQNVLQENLQRLISVLFQKNTEFVSTLQDFEDFEKLHTFVQEWNKIIIPYKQVLSAASFNELLTAIVKDLCPMIETKFRSLQFNELGSIKIEKQLSVIIKTICMDNYQLRERFKKLTQMCLLLGFEDDQFDPTTEDLKEDVLNSLNWLLTVSERISVRQQRIDKR
- the FHL1 gene encoding Fhl1p; its protein translation is MDTERSSVGISPAAANVPLEGSKHEADMTGSILREEELKLEQIPDNLDHPDFSKLLELDEKNDDDLFHGIDILDQHMKSDQEKEDTELHAEVPIREERKHDSEKASSVEVPQAARKDNVLREDVNLEVPQSPKSSSVGVEEKNPVKDVQPAQPVQQVVPMPPVEPVQPIQPVIKHDENSPAAIIQERLAYNARRNNSLTPMMFPIKQLNELKLEQKQIKPLEAGSKDGLQEDPIKGKGPDHKEGSAADTQPLSQLPGGSVSLTGEAAADNKSLEEQSKISAYARLDFHDFTFYVQTLQVIIGRRSENDYSHKVDVNLGPSKSISRRHAQIFYNFGTGRFELSIMGKNGAFVDDNFVERGSTVPLKNKTKIQIGQIPFQFVLPDHEGNITKETSTATTAPATTAAKTKGSTGASQPPKKKNKKEKETKEKKAPKPQKPPKKVYSLHEIPPEYRTKPTCSYSNLITSCLRKYSTEKGMSLSEIYAGIRELFPYYKYCPDGWQSSVRHNLSLNKSFCKVSKEGKGWLWGLDEEYIAERERQKKKQAEAQAAKARLAELKQQQQQQQRIKKQQQQQQQASAAKQPNMAQTLAANRSDRKPNGMDDNQRTMKYLQEQLMIITKDRKGLDKTVMAQILTQALAMTINQVTQAAKQKGITGNPLTALIDKNPQHLNLILAAAVNAATVKVTKGKVSQLVNMSSPAVKGSQQPIKKEVPVKKTVTPKPPTPSVVNPSSSSSLNKNQSFDPTSLSKFFQPKQQGSRPVSSTGKTVSPPPISMAAKSNASGNGSSAISVSPQPSTILPKKRAASDTESSDSDDSNSSDSGDQNGNGDSGAESSDDSSSSGDSDSGSGSDSDSDGSDSDSNSDDSDDNEDANSD